A part of Pectinatus sottacetonis genomic DNA contains:
- a CDS encoding cell division protein SepF, translated as MSLFDKFGSKMGLSDSKNTDEQHYNENQNEPDGEYPREDNLQDNVVSFQTAAGSSGSNSNNTFNKNKQMKVIIIEPASFDDAQQIADYIKAHKPVVLNFENTADDIAKRIIDFISGATYALAGDIQKVGQHIFLCAPNNVNVTFSDLTTHPAPPQGDKLPWE; from the coding sequence ATGAGTCTTTTTGATAAATTCGGCAGTAAGATGGGCCTATCTGACAGCAAAAATACTGATGAGCAGCATTACAACGAAAATCAAAATGAACCTGACGGAGAATATCCCCGCGAGGATAATTTACAGGACAATGTCGTTAGTTTTCAAACAGCTGCTGGTTCTTCCGGCAGTAATTCAAACAATACATTCAATAAAAACAAACAAATGAAAGTAATAATCATCGAACCCGCGTCTTTTGATGATGCCCAACAAATAGCTGACTATATAAAAGCCCACAAACCAGTAGTTTTAAATTTTGAAAATACTGCTGATGATATTGCAAAAAGGATTATTGATTTTATAAGCGGTGCTACATATGCGCTTGCCGGTGATATTCAAAAAGTTGGACAACATATCTTTCTATGTGCACCTAATAATGTCAATGTTACTTTTTCTGATTTAACTACACATCCTGCTCCTCCACAAGGTGATAAATTACCTTGGGAATAA
- a CDS encoding YggS family pyridoxal phosphate-dependent enzyme, which yields MIKENLLTVKKNIYEAAKKRQPDMDESVKLIAVTKNHSVEEMQEAIDAGAQYIGENRVQEAMEKYALLNRNVKWHLIGHLQTNKVKHAVKIFNFIESVDSIKLADIIDKEAAKINKLQNILVQVNLVKETSKTGIYLEDLQPLLQDIDRLKHLKLGGLMFIAPNLDDLEKVRPMFKRMYKLFKEVQQMHFSNADIKYLSMGMTHDYKIAIEEGANIVRVGTAIFGPRQY from the coding sequence ATGATCAAAGAAAATTTATTAACTGTAAAAAAAAATATTTATGAAGCTGCCAAAAAACGCCAGCCCGATATGGATGAATCTGTTAAACTTATCGCTGTAACCAAAAACCATTCGGTAGAGGAAATGCAGGAAGCCATTGATGCCGGAGCTCAATATATCGGCGAAAATCGTGTCCAGGAAGCAATGGAAAAATATGCTTTACTCAATCGCAACGTAAAATGGCATTTAATAGGACACTTGCAGACAAATAAAGTAAAACATGCTGTCAAAATATTTAATTTTATTGAATCAGTTGACAGCATAAAACTTGCTGATATTATAGATAAAGAAGCTGCTAAAATAAATAAACTGCAAAATATCCTTGTGCAGGTGAATCTTGTAAAGGAAACGAGTAAAACAGGTATTTATTTAGAGGATTTACAGCCGCTTCTGCAGGATATTGACAGGCTTAAACATTTAAAATTAGGTGGATTAATGTTCATAGCTCCTAATTTGGATGATTTAGAAAAAGTCCGTCCAATGTTTAAAAGAATGTATAAATTATTTAAGGAAGTACAACAAATGCATTTTTCTAACGCTGATATCAAATATCTTTCAATGGGAATGACACATGATTATAAAATTGCCATCGAGGAAGGTGCTAATATCGTGCGCGTAGGAACTGCAATATTCGGACCGCGCCAATATTAA
- the pgeF gene encoding peptidoglycan editing factor PgeF, with amino-acid sequence MHIHELPLFTKYNNKLVHGFSLKTGGVSQGCYASLNMGLHVGDTAAKVITNRQLFCNALNINFENVVCCEQIHKDNIYTVTAADKGKGAHELSTAIKNTDGLITNEKNIPLMLFFADCTPILIYDTVNEAIGLAHAGWRGTIADIAGKTLQAMQAQYNTKPEECIAGIGPCIGQCCYEIGDDVRTQFTAVFSQIKKTTNAVDKILTYRNTAYLSLYDANKILLIEHGILPENISPEKEYCTSCHCTEFYSYRAAAGKTGRHAALLCLK; translated from the coding sequence ATGCATATACATGAATTACCATTATTCACAAAATATAATAATAAATTAGTACACGGTTTTTCTTTGAAAACCGGCGGAGTGAGTCAAGGCTGTTATGCATCACTGAATATGGGCCTGCATGTAGGTGATACTGCAGCAAAAGTTATAACTAACAGACAGCTTTTTTGTAACGCCCTAAATATTAATTTTGAAAATGTTGTCTGCTGTGAACAAATTCATAAAGATAACATCTATACCGTGACTGCAGCAGACAAGGGAAAAGGAGCCCATGAGCTGTCAACCGCAATAAAAAACACCGATGGACTAATTACTAACGAGAAAAACATTCCCTTAATGCTTTTTTTTGCTGATTGTACTCCTATATTAATTTATGATACTGTAAATGAAGCCATTGGTCTTGCTCATGCTGGCTGGCGTGGTACTATAGCTGATATTGCCGGCAAAACTTTGCAGGCAATGCAGGCACAATACAACACTAAACCAGAAGAATGCATTGCTGGTATCGGTCCATGCATTGGTCAATGCTGCTATGAAATTGGTGATGACGTAAGAACACAATTCACCGCTGTCTTTTCCCAAATAAAAAAAACGACAAATGCTGTAGATAAAATTTTAACTTACAGGAATACTGCTTATCTTTCCTTATATGATGCTAATAAAATTTTGCTGATAGAGCATGGTATCCTTCCAGAAAACATATCACCAGAAAAAGAGTACTGCACATCATGCCATTGTACCGAATTTTATTCTTATCGGGCTGCTGCCGGAAAAACGGGACGACATGCTGCTCTCCTCTGCTTGAAGTAA